The Macaca mulatta isolate MMU2019108-1 chromosome 19, T2T-MMU8v2.0, whole genome shotgun sequence sequence cagccataaaaaagaatgagatcatgtcctttccagcaacatggatggagctggagaccattatcctaagcaaattaacacaggaacagaaaactaaatactgtatgttctcatttaaatgcgggagttaaacattgagcacacatagacacaaagaaggaaacaatagacactaggacctacttgagggtggagagtgggaggagggtgagaattGAAAAACAACCTATTGGGTGttatgctgattacctgggtgacaaaattatctgtacagcAAACTCCCATAACATGCAAATCAACTATAACCGTGGATGTATCTATTTCCCCTTGCAGCTCTGTTGGTTTTTGTTCgtttattttgataaataatgCTCTGTTATTGAgtgcatatacatttaatatatttatatatttaatgaagTGATAGAAGCCAGTTACATAGAGTAagtattgtgtgattccattttcATGAAGTTCCAGAATGGACAAAACTAATAGATAGTGATAGGGGTCATAAAAGTGATTGCTGGAAATGAGACATTGACtgggaaagaaaatgagacaaCTTGGAGGGATGATGAAAAGATTCCCTATCTTAAGTAGGGACATGGTTACAGTGTGTGTACATTTGCCCAAACTAATTTAACTGGATGCTTAAAATGTGTGCTTTCTATTATTTGTAAAGTATGCCTCCTCCATAATATCATAAAGTTGACATTAAGTAAACACTGTAGTTGATGTGAAAAATGCAATGTAATGGTGATGAGCAGTAATGACTTTGGGTTGATTTGGACTGTCTACTATAGGGCTTGTATCTACCACATTCCTTGTACTTAATGCACCTGGCACAGACtaagttttgttcatttctttttctcaataatcAATGCCATAAGAAAAGGCTAATATTCCAGGAAATATGATAATCTGATATATGAGGAGCATAAATACCTCCAACAAATTAACTGGAGTACATATTTCATCAGAACTATTAGATTCAGTTCCACATGtgactattttaaattattgacatcaatactttttaaattattactgaatcaaaactttaaaatagtCACATGTGGAACTGCACGGAATGTCAGGTATTAATGAAGAAATGCCTCAGGGTCCTTACATAGGGCAGCATTCAAAAGGGATAATGCTGAGTGGAAATTAAGGTCTCTGTCACTCACCCTGGAGCCTGAGACCATGACGGGGTTCATATCATCCATGTTTTGCACTGGCTGGGCTGCTTTCTTCCTTCTGGTCTTCACTCTGAGGGAACAGCACCAAGCCTTTCAGTCTGGTTATTTGGAGCCTCTTTCCCCAAAAAAGAACCATCTCCCCACTCCCTATGGAGAGTACAGAAGTAATGAAGAGGTCCAGGTGATCCCACAAGCCCAAGAGTTGAACCATGGTTTCAAAGAGACCTCATGCTTGGCTCAGCTGGTCAACGGGGTAATTCACACCACCACTACCCTCCCTTTCCTCAGTCTCGACTTTCCCAAGCACCCCATTTTCCTTCACTTGGGTTTTCTGAGATTCTGCCACCTGTGTGCCCTTCCCACATCACGTCTTTCTGTGCCTCCCTGGAGCCCAGTCTCAcctgaagatgaagccaacacagagGAAAACCAGGGCTGTGGTGCCAGCTCCCCAGACTGCTCCCAGGACACCACCAACCCCGCCTTCTGGTTTCCCTATAATTGGATTTTTGAGTGAACTCCAGTTCCAATTCCAGTACATCCTCCCAACAGCCATTCCTCTCCACCTTCCACTAATGTGACCACCCCCAATCCAGGACTCAGTCACTCACCATTTCACTGCCCTGTGAACCCGGAACCAGCCTCTTCTCTCTCCATGACTCCCCCTTCCCCCAACTGCAAGACTGAGGACGTTGTGTCCCCAGCCACTCTGGTCTGGGCCTTGGAAACGTCTTCTCCAAGCTTCAATTCTCTGGAGCAGTTAGGGTTAAATTATGTCTCCCCACAATTCCTATTCTAACCCCCAGCACCTGAAAGCATGACCTGATTTGGAGAAGGGTCATAGCTGATGTAATTAGTTATAATGAGGTCATCCTGGATCagggtgagccctaatccaatatgactactgtccttataaaaaggggaaaatgtgggctgagtgcagtgattcacacctgtaattccatcactttggaaggccaaggcaggcagatcatgaggtcaggagattgagaccatcctggccaacatggtgaaacctgtctctactcaaaatataaaaattagctgggcatggtggtgagcacctgtagtcccagctactcgagaggctgaggcaggagaatcgcttgaacctgggaggtggaggttgcatatGTCAGATTAtcacgttgcagtgagccaagatcgcactattgcattccagcctagcaacagagtgagacttcctctcaaaaaaaaaaaaaaaaaaaaaaaaaaaggaaaatgtggacaCAGACGCACATGTGGACGCAGACACCACCATGTGAAGATTAAGTCAGAGGTCAAGGCAATGCTCCTTCAAACCAAGGAACGCCAAAGACTCCCAGgaaaccaccagaagccagggaaGGAGCATGGAAgagattctccctcacagcctcAAAAGGAACCAACTCTAACACCAtgcatgatcttggacttctgacctTGAGAACCGTGAGACAATACATCCCTATTGTTTAAGTCATGCACTTTGaaatactttgttatggcagccctagcaaactcatACAAGAACCCAGGCTTCTCTTCCCCCAGCTGTCACCTCTTAGCAGACTCCTGACCTGGCAGCAGCTGAGACAGAGCTGCTCTGGGATGTTCTGGGCCTCAAAGCTGAGCCTGATACTTGAACTGAATCCCTGGCAGAGGCTCAGGGAGCTGTTGGCCAAGGGACTGGCTGGCTAGGGATGACTGTGAAAGAGCCATGGCTGCTGTTCCCATTCCTCCAGCATCCCCTCCCCAAGCTTCCAGTGCAGGGAGGAGCTGCTGCAGTGTGGACTCTAAGCCTCCCAGAGGCAGGAGGGTCCCAGCAGTTGTGAGGGGTCTGGGGAGGGAGGACAGGACTTAGCAGGGGCCTCTTCTCTGAATACTATGGAGTTCTCGCCCAGCTGCCCACACTCTCGCGCACCTCCCCACACTCACACTGCACAAAGAGACTCAGAGAGATTTGCAGGGAGCCCAGAGGGTGCTGAGCGCGGCAGGTGAAACCTCCTTCTTCTGCAGACCCTACTTGCGACAGCTCCAGGACCCCGGTATTGGAGATGGGTGTGGCGTTCAGGGCAGGGAAGCCCTGGAACCAGCTCAGGTGCGCAGGGGGGTTGCCGTCAGCATCACAGAGCAGCCGCAGAGCCTGGCCCTCCAGGACGAGGAGGGACGAGGTGTTTTGCAGGATTTTGAGGGCTTTGgggagagaggtgcagagagTGAGAGATGGGGTGTAGGGGCAAGGCACTGGTGTCCCTCTCCTCCTGTGGGGTCCCCACTAGCTCTGAGGAGGAGACTAGTAAAGTGGGGGCCTCAGGTCTTCAGAAGAGCCCAGACCATTTCCCTGGAGCAGCCCAGGTTGCCCTGCAGAGAGTGGAGCAGGGGCTGGGGACAGCGTCGTGGCAAACAAGTGCCATTCCTGGACCACGGAGATGCCTGCGGCAGTAGGAAAACAAGCAGCGTCAGAGAGAAGGGGGAGTGCGAGGGGTGCGGCAGCTCCTGTGGATGAGGTGACAAAGGCTGGGGGTGAGCAAAGATTCAGTTCAGGGCTTTGAAGGCTATGGAGGCCTTAGTCCTGGCTTCTCATATTGATCCTTGTTAGTCCCCACTCTGCTTCCATCCAGCCCTGGAGGGAACAGGACAGGCTGGTTCCTACCTGTGCTGTTTCCTTGGAAGATGCTGACTGTCACTTTCTGTGGAGCATCTGGGGTGGAAAGAGGTGGCAGCCTCAACATCCCTGAAGAGGAACGGTAGGCATGGGGCCTTCCCCTCAGGAGCCATGAAAACAGGGAAGGGAGCTGTCCTCTTTGGCGACCAGGTCCCCAACTTTAAGCTCTGGCTCAGCCCTGCCCTGTCCCCCACACCCTCAGGGACCCGGGGGTCCTGGCCCAGCACTCACAGGAGACATTGAGCTGGATGGTTCTCTCCATGATCACACCGACTCCAGGGTACATCACCTGACAGGTGAGGCTGGTGCTGTGGTCCTGGGGCCGTGGGGTGATCGTGAGCACCGAGGACTGGGTGGTCCTGGGGcccagggaggtgggggcagcTGACATCCAGGAGAAGATGGGGGGCGTCCCCTGCTCACAGGCCCAGGGCACAGAGCAGGTCAGGGTCCTGGAACAGCCGGACTCCAGGGTCCCTGGGATGGAGATGCTGGGCCTGTGGGTCAGGTCTGGTGAGGAGATGGGGACGCAGGATCAGGACCGGGGTATGAGGTTTCACCCAGAGGGAAGCCCAGTCTCTGCTTCAGCTCCTCCCCTGAGCCCAACAAGCTTAATTCTACCCACCTCCCAGGACGGGAGTCCTGTCCCAGCCCTGCCCTACAGCCCCCATGATCTTCCCCTGATGGCCAGTCCTGGAGCTGGTTCCTTACCCATCACACACACAGAGAGCTTGGAAGATACATAAGATGTATAACCAAAATTTGGCCATTTCTGCTTCAACTGAAAGAAGTATACAGCAGTGTCCCTCCTCCGGGCATCTCTGATGCTCAGGGAGCAGTTCTTACGGCTGAGATCCCAGAGGAGGTGGAATCGGCCCCGGGTCTCCTCTTGCACTTCTTCATGTGGGTCATTTGTGGCCACTGGAACATCAGCCCCTTCCAAGTACCAGTAGCCATAATAACTGTACCAGGGTGAATAGATAGTGGGCAATCTGCAGGGTAGGAGGACACACAGACCCTCCTGCACCGTCAACGACTCTGGTCCCTCCAGCCGGAATCTCTGCTCCTGAGCCAGGGCCCCTATGGAGGCATGATGGTCAGCTCGGCCCAGCCCCACGGCCCCTCTCCCCCGGCCCACTCACCTGCCcacagcaggagcagcagcagcggTAGCATCTCTGAGGCGAGGCTTCCTGGGCTCCCTGCGTGAGCAGAGAATGGGAAGGGAGTGGAGGGGAAGGACTGCGGGGAGGAACGGGTGGCTGGGGAGGAGCGCGTGATCTTGGCGATTCACAGAAGAGGAAGCCACAGAAGCCACAGGCCGTCGGAGCTCCACTCCCTCTGCACAGAGCAGACAGAAACCTTGCGACCCAGAGACCACAGAGACCTGCTCAGATGAGAGCAGAGGAGCAGAGACTGTGTCCCGCCTCCCACCTCGGGGCTTCCTGCAAGCACCAGAGCCTGGACCAGGGCCTCCGGGGGCATCTGAGGAATGGGGCACCCGTGTCTAAGGCCCTCCTACTCTGAGGTGCTTTTCTGTGCCCCACTGTTTACACCTGGGAGCTGGTCACTGCTGGCCTCAGAGAGTCACAGCCTCATCACAAGCCATGAGAAAGTCAGTCCTGCAGGATATAGGATTCTGTAGGGTCTGTGGGAGTGTTTGGGGCAGTGAAAGGAAGAAGGGTCCCAGGTGCAGTGTGGGTGGTAGcccctcattcattcactcattcattcattcacagagtGAACATCTGTATGTAGACGGGGCTGGAGAAGAGATGCCAGGGACCTGGTCTCTACCCTTGAGATGATCCCCATGCATAGCCTCCCATCCTCAGCACACACACACGTCGTCTGGCTTTAGAGCTGTGGACACTGGTGAGTTTGCCGTGTGTCACAGTAGAATgctggatattttttaaaacgtGAGTATGGAGGTTTTTCCTTGACAGCTAGTATGCTTACAAAATTTCAATGACATCTCCAAAATAAGAACCACGCAGCACTTCATGTAAACCAAAAGGGAGGACACATATTTTGTGAATTGCAGTGCAGAAGAAACTTCTTTGGAATTAATGTTGCCACTCAGTGCATTGTGGACTGGAGAAGTTGTTTTTTTAGGTCCTCATCATAGAGATTAGCAATTTCTTTCCTGTAAAAAATCTGCTTC is a genomic window containing:
- the SIGLEC6 gene encoding sialic acid-binding Ig-like lectin 6 isoform X3; this translates as MLPLLLLLLWAGALAQEQRFRLEGPESLTVQEGLCVLLPCRLPTIYSPWYSYYGYWYLEGADVPVATNDPHEEVQEETRGRFHLLWDLSRKNCSLSIRDARRRDTAVYFFQLKQKWPNFGYTSYVSSKLSVCVMDLTHRPSISIPGTLESGCSRTLTCSVPWACEQGTPPIFSWMSAAPTSLGPRTTQSSVLTITPRPQDHSTSLTCQVMYPGVGVIMERTIQLNVSSLKILQNTSSLLVLEGQALRLLCDADGNPPAHLSWFQGFPALNATPISNTGVLELSQVGSAEEGGFTCRAQHPLGSLQISLSLFVQWKPEGGVGGVLGAVWGAGTTALVFLCVGFIFRVKTRRKKAAQPVQNMDDMNPVMVSGSRGHQHQFQRGIVSDHPAEADPVSGDEQELHYAFLRFHKVQLQEPEVTNTEYSEIKIRK
- the SIGLEC6 gene encoding sialic acid-binding Ig-like lectin 6 isoform X2, with the protein product MLPLLLLLLWAGALAQEQRFRLEGPESLTVQEGLCVLLPCRLPTIYSPWYSYYGYWYLEGADVPVATNDPHEEVQEETRGRFHLLWDLSRKNCSLSIRDARRRDTAVYFFQLKQKWPNFGYTSYVSSKLSVCVMDLTHRPSISIPGTLESGCSRTLTCSVPWACEQGTPPIFSWMSAAPTSLGPRTTQSSVLTITPRPQDHSTSLTCQVMYPGVGVIMERTIQLNVSYAPQKVTVSIFQGNSTALKILQNTSSLLVLEGQALRLLCDADGNPPAHLSWFQGFPALNATPISNTGVLELSQVGSAEEGGFTCRAQHPLGSLQISLSLFVQWKPEGGVGGVLGAVWGAGTTALVFLCVGFIFRVKTRRKKAAQPVQNMDDMNPVMVSGSRGHQHQFQRGIVSDHPAEADPVSGDEQELHYAFLRFHKVQLQEPEVTNTEYSEIKIRK
- the SIGLEC6 gene encoding sialic acid-binding Ig-like lectin 6 isoform X4, translating into MLPLLLLLLWAGALAQEQRFRLEGPESLTVQEGLCVLLPCRLPTIYSPWYSYYGYWYLEGADVPVATNDPHEEVQEETRGRFHLLWDLSHLTHRPSISIPGTLESGCSRTLTCSVPWACEQGTPPIFSWMSAAPTSLGPRTTQSSVLTITPRPQDHSTSLTCQVMYPGVGVIMERTIQLNVSWMLRLPPLSTPDAPQKVTVSIFQGNSTALKILQNTSSLLVLEGQALRLLCDADGNPPAHLSWFQGFPALNATPISNTGVLELSQVGSAEEGGFTCRAQHPLGSLQISLSLFVQWKPEGGVGGVLGAVWGAGTTALVFLCVGFIFRVKTRRKKAAQPVQNMDDMNPVMVSGSRGHQHQFQRGIVSDHPAEADPVSGDEQELHYAFLRFHKVQLQEPEVTNTEYSEIKIRK
- the SIGLEC6 gene encoding sialic acid-binding Ig-like lectin 6 isoform X1 encodes the protein MLPLLLLLLWAGALAQEQRFRLEGPESLTVQEGLCVLLPCRLPTIYSPWYSYYGYWYLEGADVPVATNDPHEEVQEETRGRFHLLWDLSRKNCSLSIRDARRRDTAVYFFQLKQKWPNFGYTSYVSSKLSVCVMDLTHRPSISIPGTLESGCSRTLTCSVPWACEQGTPPIFSWMSAAPTSLGPRTTQSSVLTITPRPQDHSTSLTCQVMYPGVGVIMERTIQLNVSWMLRLPPLSTPDAPQKVTVSIFQGNSTALKILQNTSSLLVLEGQALRLLCDADGNPPAHLSWFQGFPALNATPISNTGVLELSQVGSAEEGGFTCRAQHPLGSLQISLSLFVQWKPEGGVGGVLGAVWGAGTTALVFLCVGFIFRVKTRRKKAAQPVQNMDDMNPVMVSGSRGHQHQFQRGIVSDHPAEADPVSGDEQELHYAFLRFHKVQLQEPEVTNTEYSEIKIRK